A single window of Salvia splendens isolate huo1 chromosome 8, SspV2, whole genome shotgun sequence DNA harbors:
- the LOC121745126 gene encoding microfibrillar-associated protein 1-like, translating into MSVTAGVSDTVIAVRDKLRGKIGQTKVKRYWPGKAPEWADDHDEGGDIRMARSAALEKAFPSNEASDAARKDDPRLRRLAQSRIDNRDEVREDHRRIRQAEIVSTVEEESRRLEGMDVEEEDDEALEERRRKIREKLLQRQQEEAALLPEEEEEDEVEEEEEESSEYETDSEEETTGIAMVKPVFVPKSERDTIAERERLEEEERALEEEAKRRIEERKRETKEIVVEKIKEDLEVQRNMELDANIADVDTDDDVNEAEEYEAWKAREIARIKRDREDRDAMLKEKEEIERVRNMTEEERREWERKNPKPTSQSKQKWRFMQKYYHKGAFFQSNADDHAGTAGAHSIYTRDFSDPTGEDKMDKTILPKVMQVKHFGRSGRTKWTHLVNEDTTDWNTPWTYNDPLRAKYNQKMAGMNAPIEKPKGSKKMKDWETK; encoded by the exons ATGTCGGTGACGGCGGGGGTTAGCGATACTGTGATTGCGGTTAGGGATAAGCTCCGGGGTAAAATCGGGCAGACCAAAGTGAAAAGGTATTGGCCGGGAAAAGCTCCGGAGTGGGCGGACGACCACGATGAAGGCGGCGATATCCGGATGGCGAGGTCGGCTGCTCTCGAGAAAGCTTTCCCCTCTAACGAGGCCTCCGACGCTGCGCGGAAGGATGACCCTAGGTTGCGCCGTCTCGCTCAGAGCCGGATTGATAATCGCGATGAGGTTAGGGAAGATCACAGGAGGATTAGGCAAGCGGAGATTGTTTCGACTGTGGAGGAGGAGAGCAGGAGGCTGGAAGGGATGGATGTTGAGGAGGAGGACGACGAGGCGTTGGAGGAGAGGAGAAGGAAAATTAGGGAAAAGCTGCTGCAAAGGCAACAGGAAGAGGCGGCGCTGCtgccggaggaggaggaggaggatgaggtcgaggaggaagaggaggagtcaTCGGAGTATGAGACTGATTCGGAGGAAGAGACCACTGGCATTGCGATGGTGAAGCCTGTTTTTGTTCCGAAGTCGGAGAGGGATACGATTGCGGAGCGTGAGAGgctggaggaggaggagcgggcgCTTGAGGAGGAAGCGAAGAGGAGGATTGAGGAaaggaagagggaaacgaaggaGATTGTGGTTGAGAAGATTAAGGAGGATCTTGAGGTTCAGAGGAACATGGAGTTGGATGCGAATATTGCTGATGTGGATACTGACGATGATGTGAATGAGGCAGAGGAGTACGAGGCTTGGAAAGCGAGGGAGATTGCTAGGATTAAGAGGGATAGAGAGGACAGGGATGCTATGCTGAAGGAGAAAGAGGAGATTGAGCGGGTCAGGAACATGACGGAGGAAGAGAGGAGGGAGTGGGAGAGGAAGAATCCGAAACCTACATCGCAGTCCAAGCAAAAGTGGAGATTTATGCAGAAATACTACCATAAGGGTGCTTTCTTCCAGTCTAATGCTGATGATCATGCTGGAACAGCTGGGGCTCATTCCATTTATACTCGTGATTTCTCCGATCCCACTGGAGAAGATAAGATGGACAAGACTATATTGCCGAAAGTCATGCAGGTTAAGCACTTTGGCCGAAGTGGGAGGACGAAATGGACTCATCTTGTTAATGAGGATACGACTGACTGGAATACTCC ATGGACCTACAATGATCCTCTTCGAGCCAAGTACAATCAAAAAATGGCTGGAATGAATGCACCTATCGAAAAACCTAAAGGAAGCAAAAAGATGAAGGATTGGGAgacaaaataa